A single genomic interval of Pseudomonas sp. FeN3W harbors:
- the cas2e gene encoding type I-E CRISPR-associated endoribonuclease Cas2e, translating to MSFLVVVTENVPPRLRGRMAIWLLEVRAGVYIGDVSKRTREMIWEQLSQGHEDGNVVMAWASNHESGYEFQTLGPNRRLPVEFDGLHLVAFHPLENPDL from the coding sequence ATGAGCTTTCTCGTCGTGGTTACCGAAAACGTACCGCCGCGCCTGCGTGGACGTATGGCCATCTGGCTTTTGGAGGTGCGCGCCGGTGTCTATATCGGCGATGTTTCCAAACGCACCCGCGAAATGATCTGGGAGCAACTGAGCCAGGGACATGAGGACGGCAACGTGGTGATGGCCTGGGCCAGCAACCATGAGTCCGGCTACGAATTCCAGACCCTCGGCCCCAATCGTCGCCTCCCCGTGGAGTTCGACGGCCTGCATCTGGTCGCCTTCCATCCGCTGGAAAATCCCGATCTTTAA
- the cas1e gene encoding type I-E CRISPR-associated endonuclease Cas1e, with product MLPPLKPLPMKDRVSMIFVQYGQIDVQDGAFVVIDKTGVRMHIPVGSVACIMLEPGTRVSHAAVHLASTVGTLLVWVGESGVRLYASGQPGGARADRLLYQAKLALDDELRLKVVRKMYELRFQEPAPARRSVEQLRGIEGARVRETYRLLAKQYGVDWRARNYDRQQWDAADIPNRCLSAATSCLYGIAEAAVLAAGYAPAVGFIHTGKPLSFVYDIADLFKFETVVPLAFRIAAKSPPQPEREVRLGCRDLFRSSKILAKIIPTIEDVLSAGGISPPEAPPESVPPAIPNPESIGEAGHRTQG from the coding sequence ATGCTGCCTCCGCTCAAGCCCCTGCCGATGAAGGACCGGGTGTCGATGATCTTCGTCCAGTACGGTCAGATCGACGTGCAGGATGGCGCCTTCGTGGTGATCGACAAGACCGGCGTGCGCATGCACATCCCGGTCGGTTCGGTAGCTTGCATCATGCTCGAACCGGGTACGCGGGTATCCCACGCAGCCGTGCACCTGGCTTCCACCGTGGGTACCCTGCTGGTGTGGGTGGGCGAATCCGGTGTGCGCCTGTACGCCAGCGGCCAGCCGGGCGGGGCACGGGCGGACCGCCTGCTCTACCAGGCCAAGCTGGCGCTGGACGACGAGCTGCGCCTGAAGGTGGTGCGCAAGATGTACGAGCTGCGTTTCCAGGAGCCGGCACCGGCCCGGCGCAGTGTCGAACAACTGCGCGGCATCGAGGGCGCACGGGTGCGCGAAACCTACAGACTGCTGGCCAAGCAGTATGGGGTCGACTGGCGGGCGCGCAACTACGACAGGCAGCAATGGGATGCGGCGGACATTCCCAACCGCTGCCTGTCTGCGGCTACTTCCTGTCTGTACGGGATCGCCGAAGCGGCCGTGCTCGCGGCCGGTTACGCGCCGGCGGTGGGCTTCATCCACACCGGCAAGCCGCTGTCCTTCGTCTACGATATCGCCGACCTGTTCAAGTTCGAGACCGTGGTGCCGCTGGCCTTCCGCATCGCCGCGAAGTCGCCGCCGCAACCCGAGCGGGAAGTGCGCCTGGGCTGCCGCGACCTGTTCCGCTCCAGCAAGATCCTGGCGAAAATCATCCCCACCATTGAAGACGTGCTGTCGGCCGGCGGCATCTCGCCGCCCGAAGCGCCACCCGAGTCCGTACCGCCTGCCATCCCCAACCCTGAAAGCATCGGCGAGGCCGGGCACAGGACGCAGGGATGA
- the casA gene encoding type I-E CRISPR-associated protein Cse1/CasA, producing the protein MSESFCLLDEPWLAVRMHDGQVRELGLLELFERASEISALAETSPPSLIAQYRLLLAITHRAISQAQGRWRDAERLRWYQDGLPLAAIRDYLQHWRERFCLFHPQYPFMQVAALADSEATRDKLKPWTQISLASANGNAPVVFDHSCDLTPRNIGAADTLRTLLGFLQFTPGGLVKTLRDSDKAGALANTAAVMPMGDSLAQSLCLALHPPTQTGHEDLPAWERSAPSIAQLQGDPELASGPNDRYTRQSRAVLLLRDDDQRLQWIRFAAGLALGDDVQAPDPMASYRAGSNSLVRLGFTEGRALWRDLPALLPDAEGKASQPAAVLEWAANLQFYLGNGVQPLLIAGLASDQAKLLRWRSERIALPAKLLASPDHANELRRYVRDAEELFTALRKLATGMLAETLPDPGSKDTWARARSLIDAGPAGALYFASAERHLGRVMALLGNDELDEAEALWRQSLHDAAREAWQAVLAGLGRGAKALRAEARHYPRLQGLLAPLQATPTPDKEVRA; encoded by the coding sequence ATGAGTGAATCGTTCTGCCTGCTCGACGAGCCATGGCTGGCAGTACGGATGCACGATGGGCAGGTGCGTGAACTGGGTTTGCTTGAGCTATTCGAGCGCGCCAGCGAGATCAGTGCCCTGGCGGAAACCTCGCCGCCGAGTCTGATCGCCCAATACCGGCTGTTGCTGGCGATCACTCACCGCGCCATCAGCCAGGCGCAAGGGCGCTGGAGGGATGCCGAGCGTTTGCGCTGGTATCAGGACGGGCTGCCGCTGGCGGCCATTCGCGACTACCTGCAGCATTGGCGCGAACGCTTCTGCTTGTTCCATCCGCAGTATCCCTTCATGCAGGTGGCGGCGCTGGCCGATTCCGAAGCCACCCGCGACAAGCTCAAACCCTGGACTCAAATTTCCCTGGCCAGCGCCAACGGCAATGCGCCGGTGGTGTTCGATCACTCCTGCGATCTGACACCACGCAACATCGGTGCCGCCGATACGTTGCGTACCTTGCTCGGCTTTCTGCAATTCACGCCCGGTGGCCTGGTCAAGACGCTGCGCGACTCCGACAAGGCAGGCGCCCTGGCCAATACGGCAGCGGTGATGCCGATGGGCGATTCGCTGGCGCAAAGCTTGTGCCTGGCCCTGCATCCACCGACTCAAACGGGGCATGAAGACCTGCCAGCATGGGAGCGCAGCGCGCCGAGCATCGCGCAATTGCAGGGCGACCCGGAACTGGCCAGCGGCCCGAATGATCGCTACACCCGGCAGAGCCGCGCCGTGCTGCTGCTCAGGGATGATGATCAGCGCTTGCAGTGGATTCGCTTCGCCGCAGGTTTGGCGCTGGGCGATGACGTGCAGGCGCCCGACCCGATGGCCAGCTACCGCGCCGGTAGCAACAGCCTGGTGCGCCTGGGCTTCACAGAGGGACGTGCCTTGTGGCGTGATCTTCCTGCACTGTTGCCGGATGCTGAAGGCAAGGCGTCGCAGCCTGCCGCAGTGCTGGAGTGGGCCGCCAATCTGCAGTTCTACCTGGGCAATGGCGTGCAACCCTTGCTTATCGCTGGCCTGGCCAGTGATCAGGCCAAGCTTTTGCGCTGGCGCTCCGAGCGTATCGCACTGCCTGCCAAGCTGCTGGCTTCACCCGATCACGCCAACGAATTGCGCCGCTATGTCCGCGATGCCGAAGAGCTGTTCACTGCCTTGCGCAAGCTGGCCACCGGCATGCTTGCCGAAACCTTGCCCGACCCTGGCAGCAAGGACACCTGGGCACGTGCGCGCAGCCTGATCGACGCCGGCCCGGCGGGCGCCCTGTACTTCGCCAGCGCCGAGCGCCATCTGGGTCGTGTCATGGCGCTGCTGGGCAACGATGAGTTGGACGAGGCAGAGGCGCTCTGGCGGCAGAGCCTGCATGACGCGGCTCGTGAGGCCTGGCAGGCCGTGCTGGCCGGCTTGGGGCGAGGCGCCAAAGCCCTGCGTGCCGAAGCACGTCATTATCCACGCCTGCAGGGGCTACTCGCCCCGTTGCAGGCGACTCCCACACCCGACAAGGAGGTTCGCGCATGA
- the cas7e gene encoding type I-E CRISPR-associated protein Cas7/Cse4/CasC, producing MSLFVEFHLIQNFAPSNLNRDDTGAPKDALFGGYRRARVSSQCFKRAIRLAAQEHELVAPEFRGVRTKKLKALLLERLAERDPLEAEGKIEVALAAAGLKLKDDGKTEYLLFLGEAEIAGFANLIEQHWDELAAAPAGGEKKGKKEAKASAPAEVVKKAKALLDGGKAVDVALFGRMLADMPEVNQDAACQVAHAISTHRVEREFDYFTAVDDKGGADETGAGMIGQVEFNSATLYRYAVVDANKLFGNLQQDRELTLSALESFTQAMVRAIPTGKQNTFAAHNLPSFVGVCLRHASPLNLANAFEKPIAARQDTALSSLSVGELARHEGKLAAVYADARDQWAYLDLSEAWPQQKGFAVQSLGELATWVRMQVAAQLEG from the coding sequence ATGAGTCTGTTCGTCGAATTTCACCTGATCCAGAACTTCGCTCCATCCAACCTCAACCGTGACGACACCGGCGCCCCCAAGGATGCCCTGTTCGGTGGTTATCGCCGCGCGCGGGTCAGCAGCCAGTGCTTCAAGCGCGCCATTCGCCTGGCCGCCCAGGAGCATGAGTTGGTTGCCCCGGAGTTTCGTGGTGTGCGCACCAAGAAGCTCAAGGCGCTGCTGCTGGAGCGTCTGGCCGAGCGCGATCCGCTCGAAGCCGAGGGCAAGATCGAAGTAGCCTTGGCCGCTGCCGGCCTCAAGCTCAAGGATGACGGCAAGACCGAGTACCTGCTGTTTCTCGGCGAGGCCGAAATTGCTGGTTTCGCCAACCTCATCGAGCAGCACTGGGATGAGCTGGCCGCTGCCCCGGCAGGTGGTGAGAAGAAGGGCAAGAAGGAAGCCAAGGCCAGCGCCCCGGCCGAGGTGGTGAAAAAGGCCAAGGCCCTGCTCGATGGTGGCAAGGCGGTGGACGTGGCGCTGTTCGGGCGCATGCTCGCCGATATGCCGGAGGTCAACCAGGATGCCGCCTGCCAGGTGGCGCATGCCATCAGCACGCATCGTGTGGAGCGTGAGTTCGACTACTTCACCGCCGTCGATGACAAGGGCGGGGCGGACGAAACTGGCGCCGGCATGATCGGCCAGGTGGAGTTCAATTCCGCCACGCTGTACCGCTATGCGGTGGTCGATGCCAACAAGCTGTTCGGCAACCTGCAGCAGGATCGCGAGCTGACGCTTTCCGCGCTGGAGTCCTTCACCCAGGCCATGGTGCGCGCTATCCCGACGGGCAAGCAGAACACCTTCGCCGCCCACAACCTGCCGAGTTTCGTTGGCGTCTGCCTGCGTCATGCCAGCCCGTTGAACCTGGCCAACGCCTTCGAGAAGCCCATCGCCGCACGCCAGGATACAGCGCTTAGCAGCCTGTCGGTCGGTGAACTGGCCAGGCACGAGGGAAAATTGGCGGCGGTCTATGCCGACGCTCGGGACCAGTGGGCTTACCTCGATCTGAGCGAAGCCTGGCCGCAGCAGAAGGGCTTTGCAGTGCAGAGCCTGGGTGAGCTGGCGACCTGGGTACGCATGCAGGTCGCCGCACAACTGGAGGGCTGA
- the casB gene encoding type I-E CRISPR-associated protein Cse2/CasB, producing the protein MSEFVQSFIAHLQRLQERDRGALATLRRSLSFKPGSYPPAYPYVERFVAAERHAQDASRLALYLTAGLYAAHPHHGARSLASSLGELMRKRDSASIEQRFIALLGADAENLAVYLRQIISLLAADDRPLDYGVLLRDLSVWLNPHIDAERRDGVRQRWARDFYRALAEPAVDTPEQAAND; encoded by the coding sequence ATGAGTGAGTTCGTGCAGAGCTTTATCGCGCATTTGCAGCGCCTGCAGGAACGCGACCGGGGCGCCCTGGCCACCCTGCGCCGCAGCCTGAGCTTCAAGCCGGGCAGCTATCCGCCGGCTTATCCGTATGTGGAACGCTTCGTCGCGGCTGAGCGGCATGCCCAGGACGCTTCGCGCCTGGCGCTGTACCTGACGGCTGGCCTGTACGCCGCTCATCCTCATCACGGCGCCAGAAGCCTGGCCAGCAGCCTTGGCGAGCTGATGCGCAAACGTGACAGCGCCAGCATCGAACAACGTTTCATCGCCTTGCTCGGTGCCGATGCGGAAAACCTGGCGGTATATCTGCGCCAGATCATCAGCCTGCTGGCCGCCGATGATCGCCCGCTGGACTACGGCGTGCTGCTGCGCGACCTGAGCGTCTGGCTCAACCCGCATATCGATGCCGAGCGCCGCGACGGCGTACGCCAGCGCTGGGCGCGGGACTTCTACCGTGCACTGGCGGAACCTGCCGTCGACACTCCTGAACAAGCTGCCAACGACTGA
- the cas5e gene encoding type I-E CRISPR-associated protein Cas5/CasD — protein MATLLLRLQGPMQSWGTTSRFDERDTQLEPSKSGVLGLVCAALGRDRQESVEDLAVLRMGVRVDHEGVPMRDYQTATGVLIATGKADMRRTVVSPRYYLSDAAFLVGLEGADEALLTRIHAALRAPHWPLALGRKSFAPGMPVWLPDGLSPLSLEQALAQYPRLASARRTDSQPTLRCLLEDDQEGAIRLDQPVAPFAERRFGPRFVKSGVLHVPDQTDA, from the coding sequence ATGGCTACCCTGTTGCTGCGCTTGCAGGGGCCGATGCAATCCTGGGGCACCACCAGCCGCTTCGATGAGCGCGATACCCAGCTGGAACCCTCCAAGTCGGGCGTGCTCGGGCTGGTCTGCGCCGCGCTGGGGCGTGACCGGCAGGAGTCGGTCGAGGATCTGGCTGTCCTGCGCATGGGCGTGCGTGTCGATCACGAAGGCGTGCCGATGCGCGATTACCAGACCGCCACCGGCGTGTTGATCGCCACCGGCAAGGCGGACATGCGCCGCACCGTGGTCAGCCCGCGCTATTACCTCTCCGATGCTGCCTTTCTGGTCGGTCTGGAAGGGGCGGATGAAGCCCTGCTGACGCGCATTCATGCTGCCTTGCGAGCCCCACACTGGCCGTTGGCGCTGGGGCGCAAGAGCTTTGCGCCAGGCATGCCGGTCTGGCTGCCCGATGGCCTATCCCCTCTGTCCCTGGAGCAGGCGCTGGCTCAGTATCCTCGGCTTGCCAGTGCGCGGCGAACTGACTCGCAGCCGACCCTGCGCTGTCTGCTGGAGGATGATCAGGAGGGCGCCATCCGCCTGGATCAGCCTGTCGCACCTTTTGCCGAGCGTCGTTTCGGCCCACGCTTCGTGAAATCAGGAGTGCTGCATGTACCTGACCAGACTGACGCTTGA
- the cas6e gene encoding type I-E CRISPR-associated protein Cas6/Cse3/CasE, translated as MYLTRLTLDPRSAQARRDLADAYEMHRTLARAFVTDEHSAPARFLWRLEAGGNAWATPAVLVQSLRSGDWSALQVLPNYLQREIESKPLDLQAWIEGGGRYRFRLQANPTVTRQGKRYGLVGEAEQLAWLNRQGERHGFEVEAALVTASDVLASRKGDSRISLQRVCFEGRLQVRELTAFSRALEQGVGPGKAFGCGLLSLGRG; from the coding sequence ATGTACCTGACCAGACTGACGCTTGACCCGCGCAGTGCGCAAGCTCGGCGTGATTTGGCCGATGCCTACGAGATGCACCGCACCCTGGCCCGCGCCTTCGTCACCGATGAGCACAGCGCCCCGGCTCGCTTCCTTTGGCGTTTGGAAGCGGGCGGCAATGCCTGGGCGACTCCTGCCGTATTGGTGCAGTCGTTGCGCTCGGGCGATTGGTCGGCCTTGCAGGTGTTGCCCAACTACCTGCAGCGCGAGATCGAAAGCAAACCACTCGACCTCCAGGCCTGGATCGAAGGCGGTGGGCGTTATCGCTTTCGCCTGCAGGCCAATCCGACTGTTACGCGTCAGGGCAAGCGCTATGGCCTGGTGGGGGAGGCGGAGCAGTTGGCCTGGTTGAATCGCCAGGGCGAGCGCCACGGCTTCGAGGTCGAAGCCGCCCTGGTCACGGCCAGCGACGTGTTGGCAAGCCGCAAGGGCGACAGCCGTATCAGTTTGCAGCGGGTGTGCTTCGAGGGGCGTTTGCAGGTGCGCGAGCTGACGGCGTTCAGTCGCGCACTTGAACAAGGAGTCGGCCCGGGCAAGGCATTCGGTTGCGGGCTGCTAAGCTTGGGGCGCGGCTGA